In Candidatus Defluviibacterium haderslevense, the following are encoded in one genomic region:
- a CDS encoding cytochrome c: protein MQYPKFHVLDFGPFKLKTPTDWIIIDQNGIDSYAGALTDKRDTLSFDLGWFSRSICNLDEEDIPNHKLAKDTVNGLIAYIIIPKQDGKGEIGMSIENFKDQQQKFVISGHNIPGTAMILDIFKSILFAESDSAMNPPLTFEKFNKTIFASGKKIFNDNCAACHNKRWDLTGPALVNISSRRSVEWIVTFLTNRKDLKLGSKNKHKRNSPQCVEFPNLTREAIERILDYLN from the coding sequence ATGCAGTACCCAAAATTTCATGTTTTAGATTTTGGACCATTTAAATTAAAAACGCCTACAGATTGGATAATAATAGATCAGAATGGAATTGATAGTTATGCTGGTGCACTGACTGATAAACGGGATACTCTATCATTTGATTTAGGTTGGTTCAGCCGTTCAATATGTAATTTGGATGAAGAAGATATACCAAATCACAAACTTGCGAAGGATACTGTTAATGGGCTTATTGCTTATATTATTATTCCAAAACAAGATGGCAAAGGCGAAATTGGAATGAGTATTGAAAACTTCAAAGATCAACAACAAAAATTTGTTATTAGTGGACACAATATTCCAGGTACTGCAATGATTTTGGATATTTTTAAATCTATTCTATTTGCAGAAAGCGATAGTGCTATGAACCCGCCATTAACATTTGAAAAATTTAATAAAACAATATTTGCATCAGGAAAAAAAATATTTAACGATAATTGTGCTGCATGTCACAATAAAAGGTGGGATCTTACTGGGCCGGCATTAGTGAACATTAGTTCCAGAAGATCAGTTGAATGGATTGTTACTTTTTTAACAAATAGAAAAGATTTAAAATTGGGGAGTAAAAATAAACATAAAAGAAACTCGCCTCAATGCGTAGAATTTCCAAATTTGACTAGAGAAGCAATTGAAAGAATTTTAGATTACTTAAATTGA